In the Topomyia yanbarensis strain Yona2022 chromosome 3, ASM3024719v1, whole genome shotgun sequence genome, one interval contains:
- the LOC131691635 gene encoding autophagy protein 12-like, producing the protein MTDVAAESIDKELASNVENLSLCQEQKLEKQETKKIDIILHATGSAPILKQKKWAVDQEKPISAIIKFIHKYLKLEPGEKLFLYINQTFAPSPDQIIKNLYECYGSNGKLVLHYAKSQAWG; encoded by the exons ATGACAGACGTTGCAGCGGAGTCAATCGATAAAGAGCTTGCTTCGAATGTTGAAAATCTTTCCCTATGCCAAGAacaaaaactagaaaaacagGAAACTAAGAAAA TTGATATAATCCTACATGCAACTGGTAGTGCTCCAATACTCAAACAAAAGAAGTGGGCTGTTGATCAGGAGAAGCCCATCAGCGCGATTATTAAATTCATTCATAAGTATTTGAAACTGGAGCCGGGAGAGAAACTG TTTTTGTACATTAATCAAACGTTTGCTCCCTCGCCGGATCAAATAATCAAGAACTTGTATGAATGCTACGGATCAAACGGAAAGCTGGTGCTTCATTACGCTAAAAGTCAAGCATGGGGTTGA
- the LOC131691634 gene encoding NADH dehydrogenase [ubiquinone] 1 beta subcomplex subunit 5, mitochondrial translates to MAIWSSLARPLQFSTQFKTLLKSPVVCNAGKNALMLSRPMSGHGPRIFTITPSRFQWHKFKDLFHFYIMIGLIPVLGIVFYANVFIGPAQLTDIPADYEPKHWEYHSHPITRFIARYIMTNPQQEYEKILHHLYEENEKRQMLELEKRVRDKMAERHDYQSYYYRPAMGKYHRVAKEAADHLETVRGD, encoded by the exons ATGGCGATTTGGAGTTCGCTTGCACGTCCTTTGCAGTTTTCAACTCAGTttaaaactttgctgaaaagTCCAGTTGTGTGCAATGCTGGTAAAAATG CATTGATGCTAAGCAGGCCGATGTCCGGACATGGTCCTAGAATTTTCACAATCACGCCTTCCCGCTTCCAATGGCACAAGTTTAAGGATTTGTTCCACTTTTATATCATGATTGGTTTGATTCCAGTCCTGGGAATTGTCTTTTACGCCAACGTATTCATCGGCCCAGCACAGCTGACAGATATTCCTGCCGACTATGAACCGAAGCACTGGGAATACCACAGCCACCCGATAACGCGCTTTATTGCTCGTTACATTATGACCAATCCGCAACAGGAGTATGAAAAAATTTTGCATCATCTGTACGAGGAAAATGAAAAAAGGCAAATGCTGGAACTGGAGAAGCGGGTACGCGATAAAATGGCTGAGCGACACGATTACCAATCTTACTACTACCGTCCGGCTATGGGCAAATACCACCGGGTGGCCAAGGAAGCAGCTGATCATCTTGAAACGGTTCGTGGTGATTAA